One Glycine max cultivar Williams 82 chromosome 1, Glycine_max_v4.0, whole genome shotgun sequence genomic window, ttctcCTCGGAGCTTTGCTcgttattcttctttttcttttctttttttcgtttCGTTCGGAAAACGCGTAGGCTGTGCCGTCGTTTTTAGTGGGTGGATGGGAACGACGTCGTGTGAGTACGTGAGCTGGGAGGAGGTGTTTATGTCGAACGACAAGGGGAGGAGGGAGGTTCATTACTTGCTTAAACGACGAGGCGGTGGCTCGGATCTGGCCGTTTTGGGAAAAGAGAAGAGCCTCAAACACATGTCGTATCGCTACGCCATTCGAAACACGTCGTCGTTTCGGCCTTACTTTAAGCTCAGGTCGCGCAGAGAGGTTGTTAATTGGTTGGATTCAATTGTTTCAGGTTCGCGCTTTCGCCCTAAGATTCTAATTCATCTTCACctcatcttttttattgttattgaaaaatagcctttttttgttttttatttcttagggTTCCgcgttttgtttttatttttttattttttgggttttCGTTCTGGTTTTGGTTTGTGATTTCTCAGATTTTGAGGGTTTTCGGTCTAGCTGGATCTGAAATTGAATCATGTAttcgtatttttttcttttgttttaaaatttgagatttttttcgtTGCGTGTGACCTCTGTGATAAGgtttgataattgttttaatttttggtttttctgtgTCTTTGGTTTaggtaattgaaattaaatttgttgtttttgcttttaatttttcagaTTCGTCTTCTGGGGATGCGGCTATGGTGGGAAAACATGGTTATGAACCTGAAATTGGAGCCTTGAAGGTATTGCTTATGCTAACATAAATGCCCTTTTTATCTTGTTTATCTGGGTTTGTTATTCGGCTCTTTTTAATatctattttgtattaaaaaattttgttgtgtttgtAATTCAGGATAATCAATTGCAGAGGATGCGCAATtgtacaaaagaattctcatggATAGGGTTGCCATGGGCGtgtaagaaaagaagaaagcacTATCAGGCATATAAGAGAAATGGTTTTCAGATATCCGTGAGTCCTGTTCTTTGTTTTTACCCTTTTCATTGAGTTTTTTTGTTGGCCACACATATCATTTGTAGCCTGACtctggtgattcttttttttttgttgcggTTTTAAATGTTTTCAGGTGcatgattttatatttgttctggCAGAAGAGGACAAGCGTCTAGTTGCCTACTTGGAAGACCTTTATGAGGATTCCAAAGGCAATAAGATGGTTGTGGTGCGCTGGTTTCACAAAATTGATGAGGTTGGTATTGCTTTGCCTCACAGTTTTAGTGACAGAGaggttttcttttctctttatcttCAAGATCTGAGTATTGAATGCATAGATGGATTGGCTTTCGTCCTCAGTCCTGGGCATTACGAAAAGTTTCAGAATGAGGCCCGTTGTACTCACTTAGAGCCATTCATCTGCAACCACCAGTTCGATAATGATGATGTGAAACCCTTTGATATAACACAGATTAAGGGTTATTGGAAACAGGAAATTCTCAGGTACATGTATACCCAATTGGACTCGAAGTCTAGTGGGAGTTCCAGGCAATCAGATGATGACCTGGAACTTGATGAAAATCATATGACTACCGTTTTTATCAGACCTAAGAAGAGGCTGCGCCTTACCAAAGcagatgatgccaaagaagcagttgatttgGTTGGCCTTAAAACAGAAAATGTGAATAACAGTAAGAATAATACCAAAATCAATACTGGAAACAATTCTGGGAAACTGATTGGGCACACAAACATGACAGCAACCATTAAAGGGACAAATGAACATGCTTCACACCATTTAGTTGTAGGTTCCCTAGTCGAGGTCCTCT contains:
- the LOC100306709 gene encoding agenet and bromo-adjacent homology domain-containing protein, translated to MGTTSCEYVSWEEVFMSNDKGRREVHYLLKRRGGGSDLAVLGKEKSLKHMSYRYAIRNTSSFRPYFKLRSRREVVNWLDSIVSDSSSGDAAMVGKHGYEPEIGALKDNQLQRMRNCTKEFSWIGLPWACKKRRKHYQAYKRNGFQISVHDFIFVLAEEDKRLVAYLEDLYEDSKGNKMVVVRWFHKIDEVGIALPHSFSDREVFFSLYLQDLSIECIDGLAFVLSPGHYEKFQNEARCTHLEPFICNHQFDNDDVKPFDITQIKGYWKQEILRYMYTQLDSKSSGSSRQSDDDLELDENHMTTVFIRPKKRLRLTKADDAKEAVDLVGLKTENVNNSKNNTKINTGNNSGKLIGHTNMTATIKGTNEHASHHLVVGSLVEVLSQDGGMRGCWFRASVIKKNKDKVKVQYQDIQDAVDETKKLEEWVLASRIAVPDNLGLRMRGRTMVRPAPPSNKRELSWVGDVGFVVDAWWHDGWWEGIVVQKDSESNCHVYFPGEKVVSVFGPGNLRESQDWVGNEWVFVRERPDLVASVLSSLKTKQNSCKSNSNNIQSTGAITRDGIQFGQSDTCLDSDKDRPRKAEVVPDLLKNVLSSQLRWKTTRKRKRGRSSASYQKPRCTDTHQKRSPNVMKSNAPDSFLIPASLKVDHDDCKYVGDPSIFSSSVVPSLTNMVMCR